From the Tripterygium wilfordii isolate XIE 37 chromosome 6, ASM1340144v1, whole genome shotgun sequence genome, one window contains:
- the LOC119999581 gene encoding cinnamoyl-CoA reductase 1-like isoform X2: protein MAMEKGRVCVTGAGGFLGSWVVKLLLSKDFIVHGTVRDPLDERHAQLKKLDKASENLKLFKADLLDYSSLYSAIVGCDGVFHVASPVPSFPSSNPEVEVLEPAVKGTLNVLKSCSEAKVKRAVVVSSGAAVSRNPRWPRGQIKDETCWSDKEYCRTTNNWYSLSKTEAESEALEYAKETGLDVVTICPSLILGPLLQSKVNSSSLFLIKLMKESIGK, encoded by the exons ATGGCGATGGAGAAGGGGAGAGTTTGTGTGACGGGAGCTGGAGGTTTCCTTGGTTCGTGGGTGGTCAAGCTTCTTCTCTCTAAGGACTTCATTGTTCATGGAACTGTCAGAGACCCAT TGGATGAGAGGCATGCTCAATTGAAGAAGCTTGACAAGGCATCAGAGAACCTGAAACTATTCAAGGCGGATCTACTGGATTACAGCTCCCTTTACTCTGCAATTGTAGGATGCGATGGAGTCTTCCATGTTGCTAGCCCCGTTCCTTCCTTCCCTTCATCAAACCCTGAG GTAGAGGTTCTCGAGCCTGCTGTGAAGGGCACGCTAAATGTACTGAAGTCGTGCTCTGAAGCCAAGGTCAAGCGAGCTGTTGTCGTGTCCTCAGGAGCTGCTGTGTCGAGGAATCCTAGATGGCCCAGGGGTCAAATAAAGGATGAGACTTGTTGGTCTGATAAAGAATATTGCAGAACAACCAAT AACTGGTATTCTCTCTCAAAAACAGAAGCTGAAAGTGAAGCTCTGGAATATGCCAAAGAAACAGGGCTTGATGTTGTAACCATTTGTCCTAGCCTCATTTTGGGGCCACTGCTTCAGTCCAAAGTGAATTCAAGTAGCTTGTTTCTGATTAAGCTTATGAAAG AGAGCATAGGGAAATGA
- the LOC119999581 gene encoding cinnamoyl-CoA reductase 1-like isoform X1, with protein MAMEKGRVCVTGAGGFLGSWVVKLLLSKDFIVHGTVRDPLDERHAQLKKLDKASENLKLFKADLLDYSSLYSAIVGCDGVFHVASPVPSFPSSNPEVEVLEPAVKGTLNVLKSCSEAKVKRAVVVSSGAAVSRNPRWPRGQIKDETCWSDKEYCRTTNNWYSLSKTEAESEALEYAKETGLDVVTICPSLILGPLLQSKVNSSSLFLIKLMKEGYETTVSRLRMTLDVRDVASALLLVYEKPEAEGRYICTAHPARARDLVEKLKSIYPNYNYPKNYTDEVDQEPLTSEKLQRLGWTFRPLEETLIDSVESYRKAGILD; from the exons ATGGCGATGGAGAAGGGGAGAGTTTGTGTGACGGGAGCTGGAGGTTTCCTTGGTTCGTGGGTGGTCAAGCTTCTTCTCTCTAAGGACTTCATTGTTCATGGAACTGTCAGAGACCCAT TGGATGAGAGGCATGCTCAATTGAAGAAGCTTGACAAGGCATCAGAGAACCTGAAACTATTCAAGGCGGATCTACTGGATTACAGCTCCCTTTACTCTGCAATTGTAGGATGCGATGGAGTCTTCCATGTTGCTAGCCCCGTTCCTTCCTTCCCTTCATCAAACCCTGAG GTAGAGGTTCTCGAGCCTGCTGTGAAGGGCACGCTAAATGTACTGAAGTCGTGCTCTGAAGCCAAGGTCAAGCGAGCTGTTGTCGTGTCCTCAGGAGCTGCTGTGTCGAGGAATCCTAGATGGCCCAGGGGTCAAATAAAGGATGAGACTTGTTGGTCTGATAAAGAATATTGCAGAACAACCAAT AACTGGTATTCTCTCTCAAAAACAGAAGCTGAAAGTGAAGCTCTGGAATATGCCAAAGAAACAGGGCTTGATGTTGTAACCATTTGTCCTAGCCTCATTTTGGGGCCACTGCTTCAGTCCAAAGTGAATTCAAGTAGCTTGTTTCTGATTAAGCTTATGAAAG AAGGTTATGAGACAACAGTGAGTAGGCTCCGGATGACTTTAGACGTGCGAGATGTGGCTTCAGCACTACTTTTGGTATATGAGAAACCTGAGGCTGAAGGCAGATACATATGCACAGCACACCCTGCCAGGGCCCGGGATCTGGTTGAGAAACTGAAAAGTATTTATCCAAACTACAATTACCCCAAAAA TTATACTGACGAGGTTGATCAAGAGCCGCTGACTTCAGAGAAGTTGCAGAGGTTGGGCTGGACTTTTCGACCGTTGGAGGAAACCCTCATTGATTCCGTTGAAAGCTACCGGAAAGCTGGAATCTTGGACTAA
- the LOC119999580 gene encoding cinnamoyl-CoA reductase 1-like has product MALDKRRVSVTGAGGYLGSWVVKLLLSNDYIVHGTLRDPLDDKYAHLKKLDKASENLKLFKADLLDYDSLYSAIVGCSGVFHVASPVPFTPASNPEVEVLEPAVRGTLNVLKASIEAKVRRVVVVSSVVAVFMNPMWPKDQVKDETCWSDKEYCRTTKNWYSLSKTEAESEALEYAKRSGLDVVTVCPSLIFGPLLQPTVNASSLVLVKLLQGGYETTVNKCRDTVDVRDVAKALLLVYEKPEAEGRYICMAHSMMTRDLVEKLKGINPNYNYPKNFTEVAEKELLTSEKLQRLGWSFRPLEETLIDSIESYRKAGILD; this is encoded by the exons ATGGCGCTGGACAAGCGAAGAGTTAGCGTCACAGGAGCTGGAGGGTACCTTGGTTCTTGGGTCGTCAAGCTTCTCCTCTCCAACGACTATATTGTTCACGGAACTCTTAGAGACCCAT TGGATGACAAGTATGCTCACTTGAAGAAGCTTGACAAGGCATCAGAGAACCTAAAACTCTTCAAGGCGGACCTACTGGACTACGACTCCCTATACTCTGCAATTGTAGGATGCAGTGGAGTCTTCCACGTTGCCAGCCCCGTTCCTTTCACCCCTGCATCAAATCCTGAG GTAGAAGTTCTTGAGCCAGCAGTGAGGGGCACACTAAATGTACTGAAAGCATCCATTGAAGCTAAGGTTAGGCGAGTGGTTGTGGTGTCCTCTGTAGTTGCTGTTTTCATGAACCCAATGTGGCCTAAAGATCAAGTGAAGGATGAAACTTGTTGGTCTGATAAGGAATATTGCAGAACAACCAAg AACTGGTACTCTCTCTCAAAAACAGAAGCTGAAAGTGAAGCTCTGGAGTATGCAAAGAGAAGTGGGCTTGATGTTGTGACTGTTTGTCCTTCTCTCATTTTTGGACCACTTCTTCAGCCCACAGTGAATGCAAGTAGCCTGGTTCTCGTTAAACTTTTGCAGG GTGGATATGAGACAACAGTGAATAAGTGTAGGGACACTGTAGACGTGCGTGATGTTGCGAAAGCTCTGCTTTTGGTATACGAGAAGCCTGAGGCTGAAGGGAGATACATATGCATGGCACATTCTATGATGACAAGGGATTTAGTTGAGAAACTGAAGGGCATTAATCCTAACTACAATTACCCTAAAAA TTTCACTGAGGTGGCTGAAAAAGAATTGCTGACTTCAGAGAAGTTGCAGAGGCTGGGCTGGAGTTTTCGGCCGTTAGAGGAAACCCTCATTGATTCCATTGAGAGCTACCGAAAGGCTGGAATATTGGACTAA
- the LOC120001045 gene encoding AT-rich interactive domain-containing protein 6-like isoform X1: MTGTKDSVDAAPVDANIELQGSVPVPEEEKPNGTMQANFLATAEAKVLTSPNDADADIKKVLPDDKVSAGLSAGGVTDGEERGKKRKFDDTHAENQTEDATPLQIVLAGESAASKAEDENIGKLKNKWTDIEVMGEINETDTPEEQAEFMKELATFYRENALDFKPPKFYGEYLNCLKLWRAVIRLGGYDLVTANKLWRQVGESFHPPKTCTTVSWTFRNFYEKALLEYERRKRQSGELQLPISSPLAHPTSVENEGSGSHGQGSGRARRNAATRAMEGWHTHRLLGHGEVSEPIIKEKSSAPRREKQLKNIGSSKQTHVEHAVIVAQDKQLVTEVTDVGPAADWVKINVRETNDSFEIYALVPGLLREEVQVQSDPAGRLVISGRPEQLDNPWGITPFKKIVNLPSRINPHYTSAVVSLHGRLYIRVPFERGSV; the protein is encoded by the exons ATGACAGGCACGAAAGACAGCGTTGATGCTGCGCCAGTTGATGCAAATATAGAACTGCAAGGATCTGTGCCGGTCCCTGAAGAAGAAAAACCCAATGGTACTATGCAGGCTAATTTTCTGGCGACCGCTGAAGCTAAGGTGCTTACATCACCTAATGATGCTGACGCAGACATTAAGAAAGTCCTGCCTGATGATAAAGTTTCTGCTGGACTAAGTGCTGGAGGTGTTACTGATGGTGAAGAAcggggaaagaaaagaaaatttgatgaTACCCACGCTGAGAATCAGACTGAAGATGCCACACCACTTCAAATAGTTTTGGCAGGAGAATCTGCGGCTTCTAAAGCTGAGGATGAAAATATTGGAAAGTTAAAGAATAAGTGGACTGATATCGAGGTA ATGGGAGAGATCAATGAAACGGACACACCTGAAGAGCAGGCAGAGTTCATGAAGGAGCTTGCAACCTTCTACAGAGAGAATGCCTTGGATTTCAAACCCCCAAAGTTCTATGGGGAGTACTTAAATTGCCTCAA GTTATGGAGAGCTGTTATAAGATTGGGTGGCTATGACTTG GTGACTGCTAATAAGTTGTGGCGGCAAGTTGGAGAGTCTTTCCACCCCCCCAA GACTTGCACAACAGTCTCTTGGACATTTCGCAACTTCTATGAGAAG GCACTCTTGGAGTATGAAAGACGCAAGAGGCAAAGTGGTGAGCTTCAACTCCCCATTTCATCACCTTTAGCACATCCTACAAGTGTTGAAAATGAG GGAAGTGGCAGCCATGGACAAGGGTCAGGTAGAGCTAGACGAAATGCAGCAACTCGTGCGATGGAGGGTTGGCATACTCATCGTCTTCTTGGGCATGGTGAGGTCAGTGAGCCTATTATTAAG GAAAAAAGTTCAGCACCACGGCGAGAGAAGCAACTGAAAAATATTG GTTCAAGTAAGCAAACTCACGTGGAGCATGCTGTGATAGTAGCTCAAGATAAACA GCTGGTAACTGAAGTCACTGATGTTGGACCCGCTGCAGATTGGGTGAAGATTAACGTACGAGAGACC AATGACAGTTTTGAGATTTATGCTCTTGTTCCTGGACTTCTTCGTGAAGAG GTCCAAGTTCAATCAGATCCTGCTGGACGTCTGGTTATAAGTGGTCGACCAGAGCAACTTGACAATCCTTGGGGCATCACTCCCTTCAAAAAG ATTGTCAACCTACCTTCCAGAATCAATCCACATTACACTTCTGCTGTTGTTAGTCTGCATGGCCGACTCTACATACGTGTACCGTTTGAACGTGGATCAGTTTGA
- the LOC120001045 gene encoding AT-rich interactive domain-containing protein 6-like isoform X2, which produces MTGTKDSVDAAPVDANIELQGSVPVPEEEKPNGTMQANFLATAEAKVLTSPNDADADIKKVLPDDKVSAGLSAGGVTDGEERGKKRKFDDTHAENQTEDATPLQIVLAGESAASKAEDENIGKLKNKWTDIEMGEINETDTPEEQAEFMKELATFYRENALDFKPPKFYGEYLNCLKLWRAVIRLGGYDLVTANKLWRQVGESFHPPKTCTTVSWTFRNFYEKALLEYERRKRQSGELQLPISSPLAHPTSVENEGSGSHGQGSGRARRNAATRAMEGWHTHRLLGHGEVSEPIIKEKSSAPRREKQLKNIGSSKQTHVEHAVIVAQDKQLVTEVTDVGPAADWVKINVRETNDSFEIYALVPGLLREEVQVQSDPAGRLVISGRPEQLDNPWGITPFKKIVNLPSRINPHYTSAVVSLHGRLYIRVPFERGSV; this is translated from the exons ATGACAGGCACGAAAGACAGCGTTGATGCTGCGCCAGTTGATGCAAATATAGAACTGCAAGGATCTGTGCCGGTCCCTGAAGAAGAAAAACCCAATGGTACTATGCAGGCTAATTTTCTGGCGACCGCTGAAGCTAAGGTGCTTACATCACCTAATGATGCTGACGCAGACATTAAGAAAGTCCTGCCTGATGATAAAGTTTCTGCTGGACTAAGTGCTGGAGGTGTTACTGATGGTGAAGAAcggggaaagaaaagaaaatttgatgaTACCCACGCTGAGAATCAGACTGAAGATGCCACACCACTTCAAATAGTTTTGGCAGGAGAATCTGCGGCTTCTAAAGCTGAGGATGAAAATATTGGAAAGTTAAAGAATAAGTGGACTGATATCGAG ATGGGAGAGATCAATGAAACGGACACACCTGAAGAGCAGGCAGAGTTCATGAAGGAGCTTGCAACCTTCTACAGAGAGAATGCCTTGGATTTCAAACCCCCAAAGTTCTATGGGGAGTACTTAAATTGCCTCAA GTTATGGAGAGCTGTTATAAGATTGGGTGGCTATGACTTG GTGACTGCTAATAAGTTGTGGCGGCAAGTTGGAGAGTCTTTCCACCCCCCCAA GACTTGCACAACAGTCTCTTGGACATTTCGCAACTTCTATGAGAAG GCACTCTTGGAGTATGAAAGACGCAAGAGGCAAAGTGGTGAGCTTCAACTCCCCATTTCATCACCTTTAGCACATCCTACAAGTGTTGAAAATGAG GGAAGTGGCAGCCATGGACAAGGGTCAGGTAGAGCTAGACGAAATGCAGCAACTCGTGCGATGGAGGGTTGGCATACTCATCGTCTTCTTGGGCATGGTGAGGTCAGTGAGCCTATTATTAAG GAAAAAAGTTCAGCACCACGGCGAGAGAAGCAACTGAAAAATATTG GTTCAAGTAAGCAAACTCACGTGGAGCATGCTGTGATAGTAGCTCAAGATAAACA GCTGGTAACTGAAGTCACTGATGTTGGACCCGCTGCAGATTGGGTGAAGATTAACGTACGAGAGACC AATGACAGTTTTGAGATTTATGCTCTTGTTCCTGGACTTCTTCGTGAAGAG GTCCAAGTTCAATCAGATCCTGCTGGACGTCTGGTTATAAGTGGTCGACCAGAGCAACTTGACAATCCTTGGGGCATCACTCCCTTCAAAAAG ATTGTCAACCTACCTTCCAGAATCAATCCACATTACACTTCTGCTGTTGTTAGTCTGCATGGCCGACTCTACATACGTGTACCGTTTGAACGTGGATCAGTTTGA
- the LOC120001045 gene encoding AT-rich interactive domain-containing protein 6-like isoform X3: MTGTKDSVDAAPVDANIELQGSVPVPEEEKPNGTMQANFLATAEAKVLTSPNDADADIKKVLPDDKVSAGLSAGGVTDGEERGKKRKFDDTHAENQTEDATPLQIVLAGESAASKAEDENIGKLKNKWTDIEVMGEINETDTPEEQAEFMKELATFYRENALDFKPPKFYGEYLNCLKLWRAVIRLGGYDLVTANKLWRQVGESFHPPKTCTTVSWTFRNFYEKALLEYERRKRQSGELQLPISSPLAHPTSVENEGSGSHGQGSGRARRNAATRAMEGWHTHRLLGHGEEKSSAPRREKQLKNIGSSKQTHVEHAVIVAQDKQLVTEVTDVGPAADWVKINVRETNDSFEIYALVPGLLREEVQVQSDPAGRLVISGRPEQLDNPWGITPFKKIVNLPSRINPHYTSAVVSLHGRLYIRVPFERGSV; encoded by the exons ATGACAGGCACGAAAGACAGCGTTGATGCTGCGCCAGTTGATGCAAATATAGAACTGCAAGGATCTGTGCCGGTCCCTGAAGAAGAAAAACCCAATGGTACTATGCAGGCTAATTTTCTGGCGACCGCTGAAGCTAAGGTGCTTACATCACCTAATGATGCTGACGCAGACATTAAGAAAGTCCTGCCTGATGATAAAGTTTCTGCTGGACTAAGTGCTGGAGGTGTTACTGATGGTGAAGAAcggggaaagaaaagaaaatttgatgaTACCCACGCTGAGAATCAGACTGAAGATGCCACACCACTTCAAATAGTTTTGGCAGGAGAATCTGCGGCTTCTAAAGCTGAGGATGAAAATATTGGAAAGTTAAAGAATAAGTGGACTGATATCGAGGTA ATGGGAGAGATCAATGAAACGGACACACCTGAAGAGCAGGCAGAGTTCATGAAGGAGCTTGCAACCTTCTACAGAGAGAATGCCTTGGATTTCAAACCCCCAAAGTTCTATGGGGAGTACTTAAATTGCCTCAA GTTATGGAGAGCTGTTATAAGATTGGGTGGCTATGACTTG GTGACTGCTAATAAGTTGTGGCGGCAAGTTGGAGAGTCTTTCCACCCCCCCAA GACTTGCACAACAGTCTCTTGGACATTTCGCAACTTCTATGAGAAG GCACTCTTGGAGTATGAAAGACGCAAGAGGCAAAGTGGTGAGCTTCAACTCCCCATTTCATCACCTTTAGCACATCCTACAAGTGTTGAAAATGAG GGAAGTGGCAGCCATGGACAAGGGTCAGGTAGAGCTAGACGAAATGCAGCAACTCGTGCGATGGAGGGTTGGCATACTCATCGTCTTCTTGGGCATGGTGAG GAAAAAAGTTCAGCACCACGGCGAGAGAAGCAACTGAAAAATATTG GTTCAAGTAAGCAAACTCACGTGGAGCATGCTGTGATAGTAGCTCAAGATAAACA GCTGGTAACTGAAGTCACTGATGTTGGACCCGCTGCAGATTGGGTGAAGATTAACGTACGAGAGACC AATGACAGTTTTGAGATTTATGCTCTTGTTCCTGGACTTCTTCGTGAAGAG GTCCAAGTTCAATCAGATCCTGCTGGACGTCTGGTTATAAGTGGTCGACCAGAGCAACTTGACAATCCTTGGGGCATCACTCCCTTCAAAAAG ATTGTCAACCTACCTTCCAGAATCAATCCACATTACACTTCTGCTGTTGTTAGTCTGCATGGCCGACTCTACATACGTGTACCGTTTGAACGTGGATCAGTTTGA